TTCGCTTTTCTGACGAAGATTGCTTTAACTGAGCCCCTGGAGAATACGAACGAGTATGGTAGTACGATTGCGGAGCAGGCGAAGACTATCGGCGGGGGCCGGCCGCTCCTGCAGCGTTTAGGGGATTTGAAAAAAGGCCGGAGGTCCACCTGGGAACGCCTGAGGCGAAGCTACGTCGAGCCCACGCTTCGGTTCGTAACGCCCGGGGACATCTCTATGGCTTTGCCGCATCGGGTGGTCACTGATCTTCTGGAGGGCCTGGATATGCTGGACCGGGTGGTGCCTGGTGTGGCTTCGGATGCCACTTTGTTGTATGCTCCGGAGATCAAGTTCGCGGCCGTTCGCCCCGAGACGAGGGAGCATTTCGAGACGGCGGTGGTCGATGACCTCTACGTTTGTGGTGATGGGGCGGGAGTGACGCGGGGCATCGTGCCTGCCGCTGCTATGGGCATCGAGTGTGCCCGGGGCATCATCGAAAAAATAGAGAAATAAGCGTTATAACATTGAGGCCTGGCCTCACGGCTATTAGATATAGGCCAGTGCTTGGTCCTTTTTATCCTTTGTTCCTTGCTCCGACGGTCCAAATAATACCTTTCATGTTAACGAAGCACAGTAAAAGATTAAAAGATAAAAATAGGCGACTTATTGGACCTTATTGAGCTTTTGTATCCGGTCCATGATGAGGTCGTACTTGGTCAGGTCGACGTACCTGGATATGCCGATCGCGTAGAGCATGTACGAGACGGCGTAGAGCGTTATGGCCAGCGGCTCATAGCGGTAAAAGCCCATCGACGTCGTCACGGAGAAGTAGATGTGCGAGATCGAAAGGATGATCGACCCGATGGCGATGACGAGCTGCGACTCGAAGACGCTCCGGCCTATCGACGTGAGGATCAGGTTGCCCACCAGGGCCAGGCAGATGATGTCCAGCGCCGGATAGGCGATGGAAATGAACGCCGACGGAGTTAAGCCGCCCTTCAGGATGTCCGTATAGGATGCATAGGTCCAGACGATGGCCGCAGTCGCGATGACCGCCAGCACGATGATGATGACGTTCAGCTCGACCTTGAGGCCGGTCGTCTCGGTGACCGCCCGGGTGGCGCTATAGATGGCCGCGATGGTCGCGAGCGAGCCGATGAGGAAAAAGACGTCCGCCATGGACGGGAATGGGGCACGCACCTGCAGCACAAGGTTATACCAGGTCCAGATGAACCCCGCGACGCAGAAAGAGAGCGAGGCCATTGAAAACCCGAACATGGCGTCCTGTATGCGCAGGTTCTTCGACTTGATATACCCGAAGAGCGACGTGGCGAGGAACATGATCGTGCCCACGACGAGCAGGGCGTCGCTGATCGTCACGAGTAAGATCGCCTTCTCCGTCACGATGCCGCCGAATTCCACCAGGGCGTAAATGCCGCCCACCAGAAAGATGATCAGGAACGCAAAATAATAACCCAGCGGAGAGGTCTTCTCTGCACTGGTCAAAAATCCCGGCGTATTGCCGTATCCTATCGTGTTTCTACTATTAGCCATGGATATGCCCCCATATTTAGTTTAATCAAGGGTCTACTCGAAGATATTTAAAGCTTTACCCTCAACCCCCGATAGCGAAACTGCGTCCATATAAAAAGCTAATACCACGAAATACACGGTATTTATTTTTGCATAGCCTATTGGGTGGCTACGGACCTTCCGGGGCGCCGGCCCTCCGGGACCTTCTGCACGTCCCGGACGATCTTAACGCGGCCATTACTCACGTCCAGCGCCATGAACGAGCGCAGGTATTCGGCCGCCCTGCCCCTGCCGTGGATGTAAAGCTCGACCAGGTCCTGGGGCTCGTCGATGTCGCTGGAGGCGTTGAACGAGTCGAAGAACTCAACGGTCAGGCCGTTATCCTCGGCGATGCGCATGTGGTCTAAAAAGCTAGCCCCATAGTAGTCGACATGGTACTTCCGGGGCTCCTTAATATACTGTACGTTCGTGCCTCCCCCCCTCCCCGGCGATATTACCACGTCCGCGGGGCTGGCGAGCATGTCCCGAATATTTTTAACTGTGATGAGCGGTATGTCGGCCATGATGATCATGACGGGCTCCGCCTCGGTGCTCAGAAAGTCGTTCAGGGACGAATTCAGGTCCTTCTCGCTGACCACGACCTCCGCGTCGTACTGGTATGGAGTCGTCGTGAGGAGCACGACCTGCAGGCCAGCCTCCCGAAGAGCGCCCGTGATATCGTCGAGCATCAGCCGGGCCAGCCTCTCCCGCTCCTCTGCCGTGAGGATCTCGGCCAGCCGGGACTTTGCGTTTACGGTCTTAAAAGGTACGACTGCCTTCATCGTATTCTATGAAAAGCGTTGAAATCTTAAATACTTTAGCCGGGGGTGCCGGTAAAAAAGCGAGTAGGGAGTCTTTAGAAGAGTGGCAACCCTCCTGAAGATGTGCCTGAAACGGCATGAATAGCCTGGCCGGCCGGCATCCGGACCGGCTGTACTAGCCTGCCCGGAGTCAGCGGGTTCAGGTCCCAGAACTCGGGCTTTATGTACTGGCCCGGCCGGGTGAAGGCCAGCGCCTCCCTGATGACCTTCGCGTGGTCCGTGCGCTGCAGCGAGACCCTCGGGCTGGTAACGTTCGTCAGGTCGCTCTCATTCCGGGGCGCCTGGGGTACAGTTAGGGTCTCTTCCGGGGATATCCATGCCGGCCGGGACACTTCGCCCTCGAAGGCGATGTCCATGAGGTGCGACAGGTGCGAGTTCCGCCACATCCTTTCCAGGATGCTCATCCGGCTGATCTGCGACGCGTTCAAGTCCAGGTTAAACCGGTGGATAGATAGCGCAAGGGGGCTGGACTCCATGCCCGTCGTGCCGCCCAGCGCCGCGGCCGTCTCGCCATATGCCCGCCCGGCTGTCGAGGGGGGCAGCGTAACCCGGGAATTGTTGATATTCTTGTTATCATAGGTCAGATTTGGCGTGAGATCGCCCTCGACGACCATTTCCGGGTATAGCAGGGAATTGCTCTGGAATCCCGCGGGCGTGACCGGGCTCGGACGGCCGAACTGCCCGACGCCTATCGGGGCGGCGCCTTCGTTGATATACGGGTAATAGGGCTGGTTGGCCGAATAAAAGCCGGTGCTGGACCTGCTGGCGGACTCCTCCCGAGTCTGGCGTATCGAAGGTAAAGCGATCCCCGTCCCCTGCGATGGCGCAAAGCAAAGAGTCCCCGGGAAGGCTATGCCCAGGCTCTCCAGGTCCACGGCAGTCGCATCCTGCTGGTGGAAGATGGCCTGTTTAAGCCCCGTTATGATGGCATCATCCCCGTATGTAACGCCGCCGGATACGAGCTCGTACTTGAGCTCCCCTGCCGCGCCCCACGCTTTATGCGTCGCCGTGGCGAGCAGGAGCAGCGATACAAGAATGATAATGCATGCTATAGATCGATGACCCTGATTGATCTCACGCACCCATGGCGGATGTACGAGCACAGGCTTAAAAAACGTTTATACTACTTATGCCGGCGTTACCTCCCCGGCGCAGTAAAGTATATATTTTATCTATGGTCAACCTTGGTTACTTAGACAGGCGTTTCACATGTCTAAAGACTTCGTCACCTACTCGAAGAACGTGTTCATCCCCGTTACCAACATGTGCCGCAACAACTGCGGCTATTGCGGGTTCCGGCGAGACGCCGGCTCAAAGGATGCTTTCATCATCCGGCCCGAAGTCGCCCACGATACGCTCAAAAAGGCCGCGGGCCTGGGCTGCCTGGAGGCGCTTTTCACCTATGGCGACGCGCCGTCAGATCCCCTCTTTTTTAAAGAGCTCGGAAAATACGGCTACATGGATCTCACGGACTACGTCTACGACCTTTGCCTGGATGCCATCGGATTGGGCATGCTGCCCCACACCAACGGCGGCGTGCTGCCTTTCGCCGAGCTGGAAAAGCTCAGGGGCGTCAACGCCAGCATGGGCCTCATGCTGGAGACGACCGCGGAACTCCCCGCGCACCGGCTGAGCCCTCTGAAGAGGCCTTCAGTGCGCCTCGAGTTCATGGAGCGCGCCGGGAAACTAAAGATCCCGTTCACCACGGGCATCCTGGTGGGCATCGGAGAGACCTGGGACGACCGGCGGGAATCGCTGGAGGCCATCCGAGACCTGCATAAAAAATACGACCATATACAGGAAGTCATCGTCCAGAACTTCGTGCCCAAGCCGGAGACCCGCATGGGCTCCACGGAACCGCCAGGCGTCGAGGACATGATAAGGGTTTTAAGGATGGCCCGCGAGATACTTCCGGCGGATATTGAGTTGCAGGCGCCGCCCAACCTGACGTCCCACCTGCCCGAATTTTTAAGGGCCGGCGCGGGCGACATCGGCGGCATCTCGCCCGTCACTGAAGATTACATCAATCCGGAGTGCCGATGGCCCACGCTGGATGAGCTCGGCGCCATGGGCCTGAAGCTCCGGGAGCGGCTCCCTCTGTACCCGAAGTACGTGAAAAAGGGCTGGTACCCGGAGAGGCTGGAGTCGATCATCAGGAGACACGCGGATGGAGATGGGTATTGTGTTTGATGATATCTACGAGCGATCGCTGGCAGGCAGGATCACGAAAAAGGACGCGATGGCCTTATTAAAAGAGGACCCCTTCGAACTGTTCCAGACAGCCGACGCCGTGCGCCGGGAGCTGGTCGGCGACACGGTCTCCTACGTCGTCAACCGGAATATGAATTTTACGGACATATGCATCGGCACCTGCGCCTTCTGCGCCTTCCGGAACAACGAGAACTACCGGCTCACCAGCGCGCAGCTATTAAAAAAAGTGGGCGAGGCGAAGAAGTACGGCGCGACCGAGGTGTGCATCCAGGGCGGCCTGCTTCCCGACATGTACCTGAAGGACTACGTCGCCATGCTCAGGGCCATTAAAGGCAGGTACGACATAGACATACACGCCTTTTCGCCCATGGAGGTCTTCCACATGAGCGAGATCTCCGGCGTAACCATTTCACATTCATTAAAGGAGCTAAAGAAAGCGGGGCTGGGCTCGATGCCCGGGACTGCGGCCGAAATACTCGTGGACTCCGTCCGGAAGAAGATATGCCCGGACAAGCTGACGACACGGCAGTGGGTCGACGTGGTCACCAAGGCCCACAAGACCGGCATTCCCACCACCGCCACGATCATGTATGGCCATATCGAGACCTGGAAGGATCGTCTGGATCACATTTTCATCCAGCGGGACATCCAGCGCGAGACCCACGGGTTCACCGAGTTCGTGCCCCTGACCTTCATGAGCAAGAATAATCCGCTGGGAGAAATCGTGCTGAAGCAAAAAGGCTCCATGGGCGCCAGCGGCCTGGATGATCTGCGGATGTATGCCCTGGCCCGGCTCATCTTCGGCCCCGACCTCGTGAACGTGCAGGCGTCCTGGGTCAAGCTAGGCCCCAAGCTGGCCCAGGTGGCGCTCCATTGCGGCGCCAACGACCTCGGCGGAACGCTCATGGAGGAGCGGATCTCGAAGACGGCCGGAGCAACTGCGGGCGAGTGCTTGTCGCCCGAGGAGCTGCAGGCCATCATACGGGACGCGGGACGCATTCCAAGACAGCGCACCACACTTTACGGGGATGTGAAGCCGGCCATGAAAATAGCGGCTTCTTCCACCGGGCGAAAATCGGCATACAAGTAAAGGTGTGCAGCTTACGAACAGACATTTTATTATGAATGAGCCCTATTATATCTGCCATTTACAGGAGTCGCTATGCTGAAAAATATCTATGAGCGCTCACTCGCGGGAGAGATAACGAAAAAAGATGCCCTCGAGCTTTTAAAAGGCAACCCGTTCGAGCTCTTCGACACGGCCGACGGGCTGCGCAAGGCCATCGTCGGCGACGACATCACCTTCGTCGTTAACCGGCTCGTCGAGGTCACCGACCGCTGCATGATCGGGTGCGACTTTTGCTCATTCAGGAACAGCATCGGCTTCAGGCTTACCACCGAAGAGATCCTGCAGAGGGTCGGCGAGGCGAAGGACATCGGCGCCACCGAGCTGTGCCTCATCTCCGGCGTCATGCCCTACATGACCGTGGACTACTACTGCGACCTGTTCAAGGCCATTAAGGCGAAATACGACATCATGCTCCACGC
The DNA window shown above is from Methanocella sp. and carries:
- the cofH gene encoding 5-amino-6-(D-ribitylamino)uracil--L-tyrosine 4-hydroxyphenyl transferase CofH; this translates as MFDDIYERSLAGRITKKDAMALLKEDPFELFQTADAVRRELVGDTVSYVVNRNMNFTDICIGTCAFCAFRNNENYRLTSAQLLKKVGEAKKYGATEVCIQGGLLPDMYLKDYVAMLRAIKGRYDIDIHAFSPMEVFHMSEISGVTISHSLKELKKAGLGSMPGTAAEILVDSVRKKICPDKLTTRQWVDVVTKAHKTGIPTTATIMYGHIETWKDRLDHIFIQRDIQRETHGFTEFVPLTFMSKNNPLGEIVLKQKGSMGASGLDDLRMYALARLIFGPDLVNVQASWVKLGPKLAQVALHCGANDLGGTLMEERISKTAGATAGECLSPEELQAIIRDAGRIPRQRTTLYGDVKPAMKIAASSTGRKSAYK
- the cofG gene encoding 7,8-didemethyl-8-hydroxy-5-deazariboflavin synthase subunit CofG — translated: MSKDFVTYSKNVFIPVTNMCRNNCGYCGFRRDAGSKDAFIIRPEVAHDTLKKAAGLGCLEALFTYGDAPSDPLFFKELGKYGYMDLTDYVYDLCLDAIGLGMLPHTNGGVLPFAELEKLRGVNASMGLMLETTAELPAHRLSPLKRPSVRLEFMERAGKLKIPFTTGILVGIGETWDDRRESLEAIRDLHKKYDHIQEVIVQNFVPKPETRMGSTEPPGVEDMIRVLRMAREILPADIELQAPPNLTSHLPEFLRAGAGDIGGISPVTEDYINPECRWPTLDELGAMGLKLRERLPLYPKYVKKGWYPERLESIIRRHADGDGYCV
- the cofC gene encoding 2-phospho-L-lactate guanylyltransferase, with product MKAVVPFKTVNAKSRLAEILTAEERERLARLMLDDITGALREAGLQVVLLTTTPYQYDAEVVVSEKDLNSSLNDFLSTEAEPVMIIMADIPLITVKNIRDMLASPADVVISPGRGGGTNVQYIKEPRKYHVDYYGASFLDHMRIAEDNGLTVEFFDSFNASSDIDEPQDLVELYIHGRGRAAEYLRSFMALDVSNGRVKIVRDVQKVPEGRRPGRSVATQ